A single genomic interval of Acidovorax sp. 1608163 harbors:
- the dut gene encoding dUTP diphosphatase, whose amino-acid sequence MKIDVKILDPRMAEQLPAYATPGSAGLDLRACLDAPLTLQPNAWQLVPTGIAVYLKDPGYAALILPRSGLGHKHGIVLGNLVGLIDSDYQGQLMVSAWNRSDVAFTIEPMERLAQMVIVPVVQAEFNVVTDFVATERGAGGYGSTGKA is encoded by the coding sequence ATGAAGATTGACGTCAAGATCCTGGACCCCCGCATGGCCGAGCAACTTCCGGCTTACGCAACCCCTGGCAGCGCGGGGCTGGACCTGCGCGCCTGCCTGGATGCCCCCCTGACCCTGCAACCCAATGCCTGGCAACTGGTGCCCACGGGCATTGCTGTGTACCTGAAGGACCCCGGTTACGCCGCGCTGATCCTGCCCCGCTCGGGCCTGGGGCACAAGCATGGCATCGTGTTGGGCAACTTGGTCGGGTTGATCGACAGCGACTACCAGGGCCAGTTGATGGTCAGTGCCTGGAACCGCAGCGATGTCGCCTTCACCATCGAGCCCATGGAGCGCTTGGCCCAGATGGTCATCGTGCCCGTGGTGCAGGCCGAGTTCAACGTGGTGACGGACTTTGTGGCCACCGAGCGTGGTGCGGGCGGGTACGGTTCTACAGGCAAGGCCTGA
- a CDS encoding glycine zipper 2TM domain-containing protein yields the protein MPQFNRSAVVACSIAAVLALSACGHNRPDPYYGGGYGGGYQGAAPSYPVNNPRGTEFGRVSNIEVLQSRGSGQTSGGGAVLGAVVGGLLGNQVGKGSGRAAATAVGVIGGAVAGNAIEGRNSSGDYVEGYRISVQLDHGGYRVYDVGSPGDLRIGDRVRLYNGQISRQ from the coding sequence ATGCCCCAATTCAATCGCTCTGCCGTCGTGGCTTGCTCCATCGCCGCAGTGCTGGCCCTGTCCGCCTGCGGCCACAACCGGCCCGACCCATACTACGGCGGCGGTTATGGCGGTGGTTACCAAGGGGCCGCACCGTCCTATCCCGTGAACAACCCCCGTGGTACGGAGTTTGGGCGTGTCTCCAACATCGAAGTGCTGCAAAGCCGTGGCTCTGGCCAGACATCGGGCGGCGGCGCCGTGCTGGGGGCCGTGGTGGGTGGTTTGCTGGGCAACCAGGTGGGCAAGGGCAGTGGGCGCGCTGCCGCCACTGCGGTGGGGGTGATCGGCGGTGCCGTGGCGGGCAACGCCATCGAGGGCCGCAACAGCTCTGGCGACTACGTCGAGGGCTACCGGATTTCCGTCCAGCTGGACCATGGCGGTTACCGCGTGTATGACGTGGGTTCGCCGGGCGATCTGCGCATCGGAGACCGCGTGCGCCTCTACAACGGGCAAATCTCCCGCCAGTAA
- a CDS encoding peptidylprolyl isomerase: MEITQQCVVALTWTLKDTLGEELDVLDEPVEFLLGGNDLLPRIEEALQGHSAGAKLALHLEPEDAFGDFNDQLLFLEPRQLFPAEIEEGMTFEGSALPAECNPAAPRSGLYTVTEIYPEHVVLDGNHPLAGIALRLQLKVESVREATEEEVGRGTTGTGFFRIEAQAPGSQLLH; this comes from the coding sequence ATGGAAATTACCCAACAATGTGTGGTCGCACTGACCTGGACCCTCAAAGACACCCTCGGAGAAGAGCTGGACGTGCTGGATGAGCCGGTGGAGTTCCTGCTCGGCGGCAACGATCTTTTGCCCCGCATCGAAGAAGCCCTGCAAGGCCACAGCGCAGGCGCCAAGCTGGCGCTGCACCTGGAGCCTGAGGATGCCTTTGGCGACTTCAACGACCAATTGCTTTTTTTGGAGCCGCGCCAGCTGTTCCCGGCCGAGATCGAGGAAGGCATGACCTTCGAGGGCTCCGCCCTGCCCGCCGAATGCAATCCGGCTGCGCCCCGCAGCGGCCTGTACACCGTGACCGAAATCTACCCCGAGCATGTGGTGCTGGACGGCAACCACCCGCTGGCAGGCATTGCGCTGCGCCTGCAGCTGAAAGTGGAATCGGTGCGCGAGGCCACCGAAGAAGAAGTGGGCCGGGGCACCACAGGCACGGGCTTCTTCCGCATTGAAGCCCAAGCCCCCGGCAGTCAACTGCTGCACTGA
- a CDS encoding cupin domain-containing protein: MDIQQPLSLLGGLTPEQFMRRHWHKKPLLVRQAIPNFQPPVLRAEMFALAAQESVESRLVQQVKGGWKLRHGPFSRRALPALNQREWTLLVQGVDLHDDAVHRLMQQFRFVPEARLDDLMISYATDGGGVGPHFDSYDVFLLQAHGRRRWRIGRQKDLTLKEGIPLKVLAEFEPEEEFVLEPGDMLYLPPRYAHDGIAEGECMTYSIGFRSPARAELAQELLVRLSEDAADDEQVQMYRDAKQEAVAEPGAIPATLQAFAREALERALSQPLALERALGEYLTDPKPSVWFDASGKGAMMEAVRLDRRTRMMYDAQHVFINGESYRAAGKDATLMRRLANQRYLSAKEVQRASDDALELLSIWCDDGWAHACTDDEATP, encoded by the coding sequence ATGGATATCCAACAACCTTTGTCCCTGCTGGGCGGGCTTACACCCGAGCAGTTCATGCGCCGCCATTGGCACAAAAAGCCTTTGCTGGTGCGCCAGGCGATCCCGAATTTTCAGCCCCCGGTGCTGCGCGCCGAAATGTTTGCGCTGGCGGCGCAAGAGTCTGTGGAGTCCCGTCTGGTGCAGCAAGTCAAGGGTGGCTGGAAGCTGCGCCACGGCCCATTTTCGCGCCGAGCCCTGCCAGCGCTGAACCAGCGCGAATGGACTTTGCTGGTGCAGGGCGTGGACTTGCACGACGACGCTGTGCACCGCCTGATGCAGCAGTTTCGCTTTGTGCCTGAGGCCCGGCTGGACGATCTCATGATCAGCTACGCTACCGATGGTGGCGGGGTGGGGCCGCACTTTGACAGCTATGACGTGTTTCTGCTGCAAGCCCATGGCCGCCGCCGTTGGCGCATTGGCCGCCAGAAGGACCTGACCCTCAAGGAGGGCATTCCCCTGAAGGTGCTGGCCGAGTTTGAACCCGAGGAAGAGTTTGTGCTGGAGCCAGGCGACATGCTGTACCTGCCGCCCCGCTACGCGCACGACGGCATCGCCGAAGGCGAGTGCATGACGTATTCCATCGGCTTTCGCTCTCCAGCCCGAGCCGAGCTGGCGCAGGAGCTGCTGGTGCGCTTGTCGGAAGACGCGGCCGACGACGAGCAGGTGCAGATGTACCGCGACGCCAAGCAAGAGGCCGTGGCCGAGCCTGGTGCCATCCCTGCCACCCTGCAGGCCTTTGCCCGCGAAGCGCTGGAGCGTGCCTTGTCGCAGCCCTTGGCTCTGGAGCGCGCGCTGGGTGAGTACCTTACTGACCCCAAGCCCAGCGTCTGGTTTGACGCCAGTGGCAAAGGCGCCATGATGGAGGCGGTGCGCCTGGACCGCCGCACCCGCATGATGTACGACGCCCAGCATGTCTTCATCAATGGTGAAAGCTACCGTGCGGCAGGCAAGGATGCCACCTTGATGCGCCGCCTGGCCAACCAGCGTTACCTCAGTGCCAAAGAGGTCCAGCGCGCCAGCGACGATGCGCTGGAGCTGCTGTCCATCTGGTGCGATGACGGCTGGGCACACGCCTGCACCGACGACGAAGCCACCCCATGA
- a CDS encoding MBL fold metallo-hydrolase produces the protein MLRLKNLGSGSSGNATLIEGSDGLHTRRLLVDCGLGIRQLEARLAEAGLALAQIDAIFITHEHSDHIGCARSLALKHRIPVWMSHGTHAALGSPDLDGLLRTAHDLEPIDLGSWQATPFTVPHDAREPLQLHCTDGATRLGVLTDLGHASAHVKEQLAGCHTLMLEANHDPQMLEASRYPAFLKRRISGKYGHLANTAAAELLRALQHPGLACVIAAHLSAQNNTPALAQQALGAALGWPTERITVASPANGTPWITVGAA, from the coding sequence ATGCTGCGCCTCAAAAACCTTGGCAGCGGCAGCTCGGGCAATGCCACCCTGATTGAAGGCAGCGATGGCCTGCACACACGGCGTCTGCTGGTCGATTGCGGCCTGGGCATACGCCAGCTGGAGGCCCGCTTGGCAGAGGCCGGGCTGGCACTGGCCCAGATTGACGCCATCTTCATCACCCACGAGCATTCCGACCACATTGGTTGCGCCCGCTCGTTGGCACTGAAACACCGCATTCCCGTCTGGATGAGCCATGGCACCCATGCCGCCCTGGGCTCCCCTGACCTGGACGGCCTGCTGCGCACCGCACACGATCTGGAGCCCATTGATCTGGGCAGTTGGCAAGCCACCCCCTTCACGGTGCCGCACGACGCCAGGGAGCCCCTGCAATTGCACTGCACCGATGGCGCCACACGCCTGGGGGTGCTGACGGACCTGGGGCACGCCAGCGCGCATGTCAAAGAGCAATTGGCGGGCTGCCACACCCTGATGCTGGAGGCCAACCACGATCCGCAGATGCTGGAGGCGTCGCGCTACCCGGCCTTCCTCAAGCGCCGCATCAGTGGCAAATACGGCCACCTGGCCAACACTGCAGCGGCCGAACTGCTCCGTGCCTTGCAACACCCCGGTTTGGCCTGTGTGATTGCGGCCCACCTCAGCGCACAGAACAACACCCCGGCGCTGGCCCAGCAGGCGCTGGGGGCTGCATTGGGCTGGCCCACCGAGCGCATCACCGTGGCCAGCCCGGCCAATGGAACGCCCTGGATCACCGTCGGGGCCGCATAG
- the bamC gene encoding outer membrane protein assembly factor BamC: MKANTRLGLLALVAALSACSTLEGDKIDYKSATKGSTLEVPPDLTQLSKDSRYAVPGGAVSAAALQASQQAAQPSAASQAAATTIGDVRIERDGNQRWLVINRPADKLWEPVREFWLESGFIFTQDQSNLGILETDWAENRAKLPQDIVRSTLGKVFESLYSTGERDKFRTRLERNANGGTDIYISHRGMIEVYTNTQKDQTIWQPRAADPELETEFLRRLMVKLGVSQEQSKAIAATATPVQVAPAARIATVNNAPAVQLAENFDRAWRRVGLALDRTGFTVEDRNRKDGLYFVRYVAPNADKKEPGFFGKLFGGSSAAIPPLKYRIAVRSEGNASTVSVLNEAGAPETSANAERIVRVIADELK, from the coding sequence GTGAAAGCAAATACCCGTCTGGGCCTGCTGGCCCTTGTTGCTGCCCTGTCAGCCTGCTCGACCCTTGAGGGCGACAAGATCGACTACAAAAGCGCAACCAAGGGCTCGACCCTGGAAGTGCCCCCGGATCTGACCCAGCTCTCCAAAGACTCGCGCTACGCCGTGCCCGGCGGCGCCGTGTCTGCCGCCGCACTGCAGGCCAGCCAACAGGCTGCACAGCCCTCCGCAGCCAGCCAGGCAGCCGCGACAACCATTGGTGACGTGCGCATTGAGCGAGACGGCAACCAACGCTGGCTGGTGATAAACCGCCCCGCCGACAAGCTGTGGGAGCCTGTGCGTGAGTTCTGGCTGGAGAGCGGATTCATCTTCACCCAAGACCAGTCCAACCTCGGCATTCTGGAAACCGACTGGGCCGAAAACCGCGCCAAGCTGCCCCAGGACATCGTGCGTTCGACCCTGGGCAAGGTGTTTGAATCGCTGTATTCGACTGGCGAGCGCGACAAGTTCCGCACTCGCCTGGAGCGCAATGCCAATGGCGGCACCGACATCTACATCAGCCACCGCGGCATGATCGAGGTGTACACCAACACGCAAAAAGACCAGACCATCTGGCAGCCCCGCGCCGCCGACCCCGAGCTGGAAACCGAATTCTTGCGCCGCCTCATGGTCAAGCTGGGTGTGAGCCAAGAGCAATCCAAAGCGATTGCAGCCACCGCCACCCCAGTGCAAGTGGCACCCGCAGCCCGTATCGCCACGGTGAACAACGCACCCGCTGTGCAGTTGGCTGAGAACTTTGACCGCGCCTGGCGCCGCGTAGGCTTGGCACTGGACCGCACCGGTTTCACCGTGGAAGACCGCAACCGCAAGGACGGCCTGTACTTTGTGCGCTACGTCGCCCCCAACGCAGACAAGAAGGAGCCTGGCTTCTTCGGCAAGCTGTTTGGCGGATCGTCGGCAGCCATTCCTCCACTGAAGTACCGCATCGCCGTGCGCAGCGAGGGCAACGCCTCCACCGTGTCCGTGCTCAATGAAGCTGGCGCCCCGGAAACGTCGGCCAATGCCGAGCGCATCGTGCGCGTGATTGCAGACGAACTGAAGTAA
- the dapA gene encoding 4-hydroxy-tetrahydrodipicolinate synthase: MTSSSVPLTGSIVALVTPMHEDGSVDYPTLRKLIDWHIAEGTDCIGVVGTTGESPTVNVEEHCEIIRVAVEQAAKRVPIMAGCGANSTAEAIELAKFAKKVGADTQLQVVPYYNKPTQEGQYLHFKAIAEAVGDLPTVLYNVPGRSVADMQHDTVLRLAQVPGIIGIKEATGNIERAQWLIREAPKGFGIYSGDDPTAVALMLCGGHGNVSVTANVAPKLMHELCVAAIAGDARRAMEIQFKLMPVHKHLFVEANPIPVKWAMARMGLCGGTMRLPMTPLTQGNEAVVEGALRSSGLL; this comes from the coding sequence ATGACCTCTTCCTCCGTGCCTCTTACCGGCAGCATCGTCGCCCTCGTCACCCCCATGCACGAGGACGGTAGCGTGGACTACCCCACCCTGCGCAAACTGATCGACTGGCACATCGCCGAGGGCACAGACTGCATCGGCGTGGTGGGCACCACGGGCGAATCGCCCACGGTGAATGTCGAAGAACACTGCGAGATCATCCGCGTGGCCGTGGAGCAAGCCGCCAAGCGCGTGCCCATCATGGCGGGCTGCGGTGCCAACTCCACCGCCGAAGCGATCGAGCTGGCCAAGTTTGCCAAGAAGGTCGGTGCCGACACGCAGCTGCAGGTCGTGCCTTACTACAACAAGCCCACCCAAGAAGGCCAGTACCTGCACTTCAAGGCGATTGCCGAGGCCGTGGGCGATCTGCCCACCGTCCTCTACAACGTGCCCGGCCGCTCGGTGGCCGATATGCAGCACGACACCGTGCTGCGCCTGGCCCAGGTGCCCGGCATCATCGGCATCAAGGAAGCCACGGGCAACATCGAGCGCGCGCAGTGGCTCATCCGCGAAGCCCCCAAGGGCTTTGGCATCTACTCAGGTGATGACCCGACCGCTGTGGCACTGATGCTGTGCGGCGGCCACGGCAACGTGAGCGTCACAGCCAACGTGGCGCCCAAGCTGATGCACGAGCTGTGCGTGGCCGCCATTGCGGGCGACGCGCGCCGCGCCATGGAAATCCAGTTCAAGCTGATGCCCGTGCACAAGCACCTGTTCGTCGAAGCCAACCCCATCCCCGTCAAGTGGGCCATGGCCCGCATGGGCTTGTGCGGCGGAACCATGCGCCTGCCCATGACTCCATTGACCCAGGGCAACGAAGCCGTGGTCGAAGGCGCCCTGCGCAGCAGCGGCCTGCTTTGA
- a CDS encoding bifunctional 2-polyprenyl-6-hydroxyphenol methylase/3-demethylubiquinol 3-O-methyltransferase UbiG — protein sequence MHGTEAPSAWVQQWTHLVPPHAHVLDVACGAGRHMRWLQAQGHPVTGVDRSPEAIAACAGLGELICADLENGPWPLQGQQFGAVVVTNYLWRPLLPTLLASLAPGGVLIYETFAQGHETVGRPSRADFLLRPGELLQAFGALRTVAYEDGYLENPARFVQRIAAVRETPHPEAPARHGPQPASS from the coding sequence ATGCACGGCACGGAAGCCCCCTCTGCCTGGGTTCAGCAATGGACGCACCTGGTCCCACCGCACGCCCATGTTCTGGACGTGGCCTGTGGCGCGGGCCGCCACATGCGCTGGCTGCAAGCCCAGGGCCATCCCGTCACGGGCGTAGACCGTTCGCCCGAGGCCATCGCCGCCTGCGCCGGGTTGGGTGAGTTGATTTGCGCCGACCTCGAAAACGGCCCCTGGCCCCTGCAAGGCCAGCAGTTTGGCGCCGTGGTGGTGACCAATTACCTGTGGCGCCCGCTGCTGCCCACCTTGCTCGCCAGCCTGGCGCCCGGTGGTGTACTGATTTACGAAACCTTTGCGCAAGGGCACGAAACCGTGGGGCGCCCCAGCCGGGCCGACTTTCTGCTGCGCCCGGGCGAGTTGCTGCAGGCTTTTGGGGCGCTGCGCACGGTGGCCTACGAGGACGGCTACCTCGAAAACCCGGCCCGGTTCGTGCAGCGAATCGCGGCGGTACGGGAAACACCTCACCCAGAGGCCCCCGCGCGCCATGGGCCGCAGCCCGCGTCTAGTTAG
- a CDS encoding MFS transporter, producing MHMNPPKLSMLQVLACGAAIVTLSMGIRHGFGLWLQPITQEMGWTRQSFAFAIALQNLSWGVMGIFAGMAADRFGAFRVLMGGAVLYGLGLAGMALSPTPLLFALTTGLLIGAAQAGTTYAVIYGVLGRQIAPEKRSWAMGVAAAAGSFGQFLMVPVEGWLITGLGWQQALLVLSMAVLMIVPLAFGLREPGFQGAAAPKREQTIGHALKEAFSYPSFNLLMAGYFVCGFQVVFIGVHMPSYLKDHGLSPQVASYALALIGLFNVFGTYIAGTLGQRMPKRFILSFIYLARAVVITIFLLVPLSPLSVYVFSAVMGALWLSTVPPTNATIAQIFGVQHLSMLGGFVFFSHQIGSFLGVWLGGYLYDATGSYDIVWYIAIALGVLAGLVNLPIKEAPIQRAQPHAA from the coding sequence ATGCATATGAATCCTCCCAAACTATCCATGCTCCAGGTGCTGGCCTGCGGCGCGGCCATCGTCACTTTGTCGATGGGCATTCGCCATGGCTTTGGCCTGTGGTTGCAACCCATCACCCAAGAGATGGGCTGGACCAGGCAGTCATTTGCCTTTGCGATTGCGCTGCAAAACCTGTCGTGGGGGGTGATGGGCATTTTTGCGGGCATGGCGGCCGACCGGTTTGGTGCCTTCCGGGTGTTGATGGGGGGCGCTGTGCTCTATGGGCTGGGACTGGCGGGCATGGCGCTGTCGCCCACCCCGCTGCTGTTTGCGCTGACCACCGGGCTGCTGATTGGCGCGGCGCAGGCGGGCACCACCTATGCGGTGATCTACGGCGTGCTGGGCCGCCAGATTGCGCCCGAAAAACGCTCCTGGGCCATGGGCGTGGCGGCGGCGGCTGGCTCGTTCGGGCAGTTTTTGATGGTGCCTGTGGAGGGCTGGCTGATCACCGGGCTGGGCTGGCAGCAGGCGCTGCTGGTGCTGTCGATGGCGGTGCTGATGATCGTGCCGCTGGCCTTTGGCCTGCGCGAGCCCGGGTTTCAGGGCGCAGCGGCGCCCAAGCGTGAGCAAACCATTGGCCACGCGCTCAAGGAAGCCTTCAGTTACCCCAGCTTCAATCTGCTGATGGCGGGCTACTTTGTGTGCGGCTTCCAGGTGGTGTTCATCGGGGTGCACATGCCCAGCTACCTCAAGGACCACGGCCTGTCGCCCCAGGTGGCCAGCTATGCACTGGCACTGATCGGGCTGTTCAACGTGTTTGGCACCTACATCGCAGGCACGCTGGGGCAGCGCATGCCCAAGCGGTTCATCCTGTCGTTCATCTACCTGGCCCGCGCCGTGGTCATCACCATCTTCTTGCTGGTGCCGCTGTCACCGCTGTCGGTGTATGTGTTTTCGGCCGTGATGGGTGCGCTGTGGCTGTCCACGGTGCCGCCCACCAATGCCACCATTGCCCAGATTTTTGGGGTGCAGCATCTGTCCATGCTGGGCGGCTTTGTGTTCTTCAGCCACCAGATCGGCAGCTTCCTGGGCGTGTGGCTGGGTGGCTATCTGTATGACGCCACGGGCAGCTACGACATCGTCTGGTACATCGCCATTGCGCTGGGCGTGCTGGCGGGGCTGGTGAACCTGCCGATCAAGGAAGCCCCCATCCAGCGGGCGCAACCCCACGCGGCCTGA
- a CDS encoding DNA topoisomerase IV subunit B, which produces MAAKPTTVSASEYSEGSIRVLKGLEPVKQRPGMYTRTDNPLHIIQEVLDNAADEALAGYGKKIKVTLHADGSVSIEDDGRGIPFGMHPEEKAPVIELVFTRLHAGGKFDKGKGGAYSFSGGLHGVGVSVTNALATRLEATSHREGQSARLVFSGGDVVEPLVARPLEAGERKQGTSVRVWPDAKYFESSALPMGELTHLLRSKAVLMPGVSVSLVNEKTRDTQTWQYKGGLRDYLMQTLNGDPVIPLFEGEGFADSGNESFAEGEGASWCVAFTEDGQPVRESYVNLIPTSAGGTHESGLRDGLFNAVKSFIELHSLLPKGVKLLPEDVFARASYVLSAKVLDPQFQGQIKERLNSRDAVRLVSGFVRPALELWLNQHVEYGKKLAELAIKAAQTRQKAGQKVEKRKGSGVAVLPGKLTDCESKDIAHNEVFLVEGDSAGGSAKMGRDKESQAILPLRGKVLNTWEVERDRLFANNEIHDISVAIGVDPHGPNDMPDLSGLRYGKVCILSDADVDGSHIQVLLLTLFFRHFPKLIETGHIYVARPPLFRVDVPARGKKPAAKMYALDDGELTAILDKCAKDGVPKEKCQISRFKGLGEMNAEQLWETTLNPDTRRLLPVQLGDVDFAATEGLITKLMGKGEAAARRELMELHGDAVEIDI; this is translated from the coding sequence ATGGCTGCCAAACCCACTACTGTCTCCGCTAGCGAATATTCCGAAGGCTCGATCCGCGTGCTCAAGGGCCTGGAGCCCGTCAAGCAACGCCCGGGCATGTACACCCGCACCGACAACCCGCTGCACATCATCCAGGAAGTGCTGGACAACGCCGCCGACGAGGCTTTGGCGGGTTACGGCAAAAAGATCAAAGTCACGCTGCACGCCGACGGCTCGGTCAGCATCGAAGACGACGGCCGGGGCATTCCGTTTGGCATGCATCCCGAAGAGAAGGCTCCGGTGATTGAGTTGGTCTTCACCCGCCTGCATGCGGGCGGCAAGTTCGACAAGGGCAAGGGTGGGGCCTACAGCTTCTCGGGCGGCCTGCACGGCGTGGGCGTGAGCGTGACCAACGCGCTGGCCACGCGGCTCGAAGCCACCAGCCACCGCGAGGGCCAGTCGGCCCGCCTGGTGTTCTCGGGCGGCGATGTGGTTGAGCCGCTGGTGGCCCGCCCGCTGGAGGCGGGCGAGCGCAAGCAGGGCACCTCGGTGCGGGTGTGGCCTGATGCCAAATATTTCGAGTCGAGTGCGCTGCCCATGGGCGAGCTGACCCACCTGCTGCGCAGCAAGGCGGTGCTCATGCCGGGGGTGTCCGTATCGCTGGTCAATGAGAAGACGCGCGACACCCAGACCTGGCAGTACAAAGGCGGCCTGCGCGACTACCTGATGCAGACGCTCAACGGCGACCCGGTGATCCCGTTGTTTGAAGGCGAAGGCTTTGCCGACAGCGGCAATGAGAGCTTTGCAGAAGGCGAAGGTGCCTCGTGGTGCGTGGCCTTCACCGAAGACGGCCAGCCCGTGCGCGAGAGCTACGTCAACCTGATCCCCACCAGCGCGGGCGGCACCCACGAAAGCGGCCTGCGCGACGGCCTGTTCAACGCGGTCAAGAGCTTCATCGAACTGCACAGCCTGTTGCCCAAGGGCGTGAAGCTGCTGCCCGAGGACGTGTTTGCGCGCGCTAGCTATGTGCTGTCGGCCAAGGTGCTCGACCCGCAGTTCCAGGGCCAGATCAAGGAGCGCCTGAACTCGCGCGACGCAGTGCGTCTGGTCAGCGGCTTTGTGCGCCCGGCGCTCGAACTCTGGCTGAACCAGCATGTCGAGTACGGCAAGAAGCTCGCCGAGCTGGCCATCAAGGCCGCACAAACCCGCCAGAAGGCCGGCCAGAAGGTCGAAAAGCGCAAGGGCTCTGGCGTGGCGGTGTTGCCCGGCAAGCTCACCGATTGCGAAAGCAAGGACATCGCCCACAACGAAGTCTTCCTGGTCGAAGGGGACTCCGCCGGTGGCAGTGCCAAGATGGGCCGTGACAAGGAAAGCCAGGCCATCCTGCCGCTGCGCGGCAAGGTGCTCAACACCTGGGAAGTGGAGCGCGACCGCCTGTTTGCCAACAACGAAATCCACGACATCTCGGTGGCCATTGGCGTGGACCCGCACGGTCCCAACGACATGCCCGACCTGAGCGGCCTGCGCTACGGCAAGGTCTGCATCCTGAGTGATGCCGATGTGGACGGCTCGCACATCCAGGTGCTGCTGCTCACGCTGTTCTTCCGCCACTTTCCCAAGCTCATCGAAACCGGCCACATCTACGTGGCGCGCCCGCCGTTGTTCCGCGTGGATGTGCCCGCACGCGGCAAGAAGCCCGCCGCCAAGATGTATGCGCTGGACGATGGCGAACTGACTGCCATCCTCGACAAGTGCGCCAAGGATGGTGTGCCAAAAGAGAAGTGCCAGATCAGCCGCTTCAAGGGCCTGGGCGAGATGAACGCTGAGCAGCTGTGGGAAACCACGCTCAACCCCGACACCCGCCGCCTGCTGCCCGTGCAGCTGGGCGACGTGGACTTTGCCGCCACCGAAGGCCTCATCACCAAGCTCATGGGCAAGGGCGAAGCCGCCGCGCGCCGTGAGTTGATGGAGCTGCATGGCGATGCGGTCGAGATCGACATCTGA
- a CDS encoding lytic transglycosylase domain-containing protein, with protein sequence MTPLRKIGLLRWSALGLLLCFLQQHAHADLWAHVDERGVTHFAAEQLDARYQLFFRGTEFDSTRDMPAGTPATPHGMPSAGARLLAFFDIAPGYKSIKHHLRAAAEQQAVDYELLQALIATESGFDAQAVSPKGAVGLMQLMPATASRFGVRADAKRSLEQKLTDPAVNVPTGTRYLRYLLDLFPGRMDLALAAYNAGEGAVQKAGNQIPAFKETQNYVRTVLALYTQLKPPAPVLAQRAAPGRVRMQLQGGAQGRGNLPPDTLVAHTRASNEPLPTIPNE encoded by the coding sequence ATGACACCACTTCGCAAAATAGGCCTCTTGCGCTGGTCTGCATTGGGTTTGCTGCTCTGCTTTTTGCAGCAGCATGCCCATGCCGACCTGTGGGCGCATGTGGACGAGCGCGGGGTGACGCACTTTGCCGCCGAGCAGCTCGATGCGCGGTACCAGCTCTTCTTTCGGGGCACCGAGTTCGATTCGACCCGTGACATGCCTGCAGGCACACCCGCCACCCCGCACGGCATGCCCAGTGCAGGTGCGCGCCTGCTGGCGTTTTTTGACATCGCTCCCGGCTACAAAAGCATCAAGCACCACCTGCGCGCCGCCGCAGAGCAGCAGGCGGTGGACTACGAACTGCTGCAAGCGCTGATTGCCACAGAGTCGGGTTTTGATGCGCAGGCCGTCTCGCCCAAGGGTGCGGTGGGCCTGATGCAGCTCATGCCCGCCACGGCCAGCCGCTTTGGCGTGCGGGCCGATGCCAAGCGCTCGTTGGAGCAAAAGCTGACCGACCCCGCCGTGAACGTGCCCACGGGCACGCGCTACCTGCGTTACCTGCTCGACCTGTTCCCCGGCCGCATGGATCTGGCCCTGGCGGCCTACAACGCGGGCGAGGGGGCGGTGCAAAAAGCCGGTAACCAGATACCTGCCTTCAAAGAAACCCAGAACTACGTGCGCACGGTGCTGGCGCTGTACACCCAGCTCAAGCCGCCCGCCCCCGTGCTGGCCCAGCGCGCAGCGCCGGGGCGGGTGCGCATGCAATTGCAGGGCGGCGCCCAAGGCCGTGGCAACCTGCCGCCCGACACTTTGGTGGCGCACACCCGCGCCAGCAACGAACCTCTACCGACGATTCCGAACGAATGA